In the genome of Arabidopsis thaliana chromosome 4, partial sequence, the window CCTTTGGATCTTTTTCATCAACATGAATCACACAGAGACGATAGGCCTATAATCTTGCTCACGATGCCGCTCAACTCCTTTACGATAGATCTAGGCCTAAAAATATGCTTCAATTGTACTTTAAGCGTTTAACTTTCTCACGATCTCTCTACAGCACCTTGACAATGAAGACAAGAGCTATAGAAAATGGAACCATTGTGACCTTAGCCTGAAGATTCTACACTACGTCACTACCGttggcattttttttttttttttttcgatgcCTTCTCCGATCATCTTAATCAGGGGAGAGACCGAGAGACCGAGAGAACCGAGAACTGGCGACTTGGACTTCTTCACTGGTTACACGAATGTAGACATATAcgatttggttcggtttaacGTCGGCTCCAATTTCGTTCaacgaaataaaaaaaaagaacctcCTTTtcgggtttttgttttgtttgctatatttccattttttttgggatttacTCTTTGCTTTTAATGTACTGTAGTATAACACGATTACATTAAAGAACATATTGAGATCTATCTTTATAGATCTAAGttggaaaacaaagaattcacaAACACTAGATTACAAAACacttgttttttagttttttcctaatcaaattaaaagttaaaaccacTGCTTTTGGTTATAGGCTTTCAATAATCTTTCTCTTGCACCCGTATGCAGTGGCAAATTcggaaaagacaaaagaaaaaaaaaatctaagaatAACATATTGAAAGAGGCACATAGGATTTCAATGATAGCATGGGAAAGCAAATACACGTGCAAGAGCCATGTTAATTAAGTAGGAACTAGTAGATAGGGGTTGGCGGAGGCCAGTAAGGGAAACTAACGTTCTTTAGTGGCCTTACACTAGTGTAAAAGGTAGAGCAAGTTTCGGTGGTGAGATCATAAACACCAAAGTTATTGCCAACAAAATAGATGCAGTTAGGCTCGAGTCCACACGACGTACTAGCCGGGATGCAGAAAGCCTCACTATGTCCAAGAAAAATGCAAAGATCTCCAATGTGTTCTGTGTAGATcatagtcttcttcttttcgtcAGAAGCCTCATTTGCTCTAAACACCATGAACTTTTTTGTTACGTGCATGGGTGTATTGTCGCAAAGGTCCTCCACGTCCTCCACGAACCTGCAAAGACATGATAGAACCAATACGATTCTCAAGCCAAAAAACCACCAACGAAATGAAGATATATTGTAAATATGTTATGAGAGATGTCTAGTTAATTAGATACTATACCACTTGACGAGGAAAAGTTGGCCGGTGGGTGACTCCACAAGGTGATCTGTCTTGGAACATGAACTCACTCCCGCCAACTGCTTAAACACCGACTCTGGAAGATTTTCATAATCCAAGTCGATGAAGCTGGGTTGCCCATTCTCCTGCCTAGAGTTGAAATGATCATCACCCTCCTTAGAGTTGAGATCCAAGTAGCACAAGTAGTTGCCTCCGTAACTTGGAATGTAGAACCTTTGATCTCTCTTGGAGAACATGAGGCTAGATAAAGGGTTTATACACTGAGACATGAATTTCATGTTGATCCATTTAGAGCTGCCAAAAGGCCTGCAAAGACTAACCCGAGATCCCGATAATTTGACACCCACTACCCAATCTTTATCTTGAACAGGTATAGAGGACATGGCTAGGTTATGGATTTTGGTACCGGTGGGTACAGAAGGTAAATGAATGGTCAAGTTTTCTAGTTTGGGATTGGAGGTCTCATAAGTGATCACAGGTTGATGGTCGCTGCTTCTGTACGAAAGATAGAATTTTAATCCATCACGTAAAAATCCGACAGTCATCGCCTCAATGACCTCCTTCTCGAGTTTCTTGTCCTTAATAGTGACTTTTGTTGCCTTTCCCTTTGAAGAATCGTCGTCGTATACTATTACGCGACCATCCGAAGAAGAATTTTGGATGTTAGTGATGTATTCAATCAATAAAAACGGGTAGGCTGGTTCAGACGACAAGAGTTGAGTCACTTTAGTCTCGTCATCCGAATCCCACCCGCTTGTGTGAGAAGTTGTAGATGAGAACATACGAACAACATTTTTGTGTCTCTGCCATATATATGTTCAAGTAGTCAGAGACGATATCaataacaagaagaagttaaagaaaaatgaatttattacTTAGAAGCTTAAGAGGAAGTTTTTGCAGACAGAGGGTTTAAAGACTCGGCTGATTATAAGCTGTGCCATTGTTGAACTTCTTTAAGTGTTTTCGTCTCTTGTATAATCTGTGTCATTATTGTACTTAATACTAATAAGAATATCCTTGCTCAGCAAGTACAAGACATAAATGAGAATATTTAGAAATTCCATAAATAGCTCgttaaaatcttattataatttttgtttttttctgtggAATTTGTTGTTCAATATTTGTTcccaaaaattgttttattcataaaatctaaaatcattTCCTAAAATCAATGCATACAAATTACTCTATAttctacccttttttttttaatttttcgatatgtttttaattgaaaCAGAAAACTTTTCATGCAACCAcgttcgattttttttttttttctttagcttAATGGGCTTATGGGCTTCTACGTTCTAGAAATTTCCTACTACACAAAATATCTTTCGTTTtatccaaattccaaaacaGTAATAAGATTATAAGAACAATAAATATCTTATCCAGTAACTAACGAACGTATATCCCAATTATTGTGAACATCACCACCGTCAGATCACGCCCTTATCATTCATGACCGTCAGATCCTCATATTTTACATCACACGTGGCCGTGACTCTTTACCGGATAACCGGATTGTCTCTTCTTTAAAACCGTGCCCAAGCGACTCGTGAGTGAGACTCGCTCTAAGACCCAGTTTGACTCGTTGATCAACGAAAGGTAACGACAAAACTCTGATTTCCGATTTCATTACTATGAATCGATTCGAATTTCTGAGTTTCTGACTTTGTTTCAGTGTGAGTTTGAGGTGAAAGATGACGGCGACGATAGATCGGAGGTTATCAACGCTGAATCCAAACGCGCCGGTGTTTGATCCGGTGGAATTTCGTGAGGTGGAGGATTTTTCACCGAAATGGTGGGATCTAGTAACGACTTCGAAATGGTTCCGTGAC includes:
- a CDS encoding hypothetical protein (DUF295) (Protein of unknown function (DUF295); CONTAINS InterPro DOMAIN/s: Protein of unknown function DUF295 (InterPro:IPR005174); BEST Arabidopsis thaliana protein match is: Protein of unknown function (DUF295) (TAIR:AT4G25920.1); Has 30201 Blast hits to 17322 proteins in 780 species: Archae - 12; Bacteria - 1396; Metazoa - 17338; Fungi - 3422; Plants - 5037; Viruses - 0; Other Eukaryotes - 2996 (source: NCBI BLink).) — protein: MFSSTTSHTSGWDSDDETKVTQLLSSEPAYPFLLIEYITNIQNSSSDGRVIVYDDDSSKGKATKVTIKDKKLEKEVIEAMTVGFLRDGLKFYLSYRSSDHQPVITYETSNPKLENLTIHLPSVPTGTKIHNLAMSSIPVQDKDWVVGVKLSGSRVSLCRPFGSSKWINMKFMSQCINPLSSLMFSKRDQRFYIPSYGGNYLCYLDLNSKEGDDHFNSRQENGQPSFIDLDYENLPESVFKQLAGVSSCSKTDHLVESPTGQLFLVKWFVEDVEDLCDNTPMHVTKKFMVFRANEASDEKKKTMIYTEHIGDLCIFLGHSEAFCIPASTSCGLEPNCIYFVGNNFGVYDLTTETCSTFYTSVRPLKNVSFPYWPPPTPIY